The Arachis ipaensis cultivar K30076 chromosome B05, Araip1.1, whole genome shotgun sequence nucleotide sequence acgaatGAGCTGATTATTTGACCAACCCAAATCGATTATTACTATCTAATATATATCTATCTAGTTTAGCTCTTTCATAGCACGTTCCTCTAATAACTTTACATTCATTACACTACAACATTTTCTCATATCTAATATaaacacaaagaaaaaagaaCTAAATTTTCCCTTATTATACTAAAGAGTTACACTTATTACAATTGTTATGAACCAAAatgttaattaaaattttaaataaaccaACAATAAAAATGGTTGCATGTGTTACACTTGGATACACGTTCTATTTAATTTCGCACTTGAAGGTTCCTTGGAGTAAATGAAATGAAAGAAACCAATTGAAAAGTTTCAGAACTACTGACAGTGTTTAAATTCTCTTATAGTTATTGCCATGGCATTTAGTTTCATATATTCCAAAATAAAGTAAGGTGAAAACTGAAAACTGAAAActgaaaaggaaaaatatttaattttcaagaaaaaaaaaatagaaagatgaACAAGAATACAAGATTCATGTGAATCAAACTCTCATccatagttaaaaaaaaaaaaaaatagaaagtggTCACATTCAACTTACACGGTACCGGATTCGATGGTCCCAGAATATTTAGATCATTAAATTGTCTCATAATAAAACatgtttttaaagtttttttaatAACTGCTACATAGTtctttaactaattttaattacaaattaactccatatattttttttaattataaaaactattttttaaccccatattattttatgtttattaacaataaaaaacaaaagcaataacgaattagatcttccattaatcGTAATAAAGCTTTTGGCCATTCCAATTGATTAAAAGTTTATATTTGATCCGTGACGTTCGTGATCAACAATAAAATCGTGTTTCCTTCAAaaccaatcgattggattatagtttatcacaaaacaatcgattggaaATTGCAAGGCAGCATGGTTTTCGCATAAATCAATCGATTAGTTATATGACCCAATCAATTGAACGATGaataaaaagtgaatttttgtaattcaatcgattgtttataaTCTCTCTAAAATCCAGAAAGCTTCTCACGTTTTAGAAAATAGAAGTGTGAATACGCATGATTTTCTTGTTTAATAGATAGgcatttcaaatttcaatcgattggaatatattaacaatcgattgaattcagaaaaaaataatttacaaCGCTTTCGATTGAATTGGAATTTACATACACAACTAATCTATTGAATTTGGCAAATTCATATTATTTTggtgaattcaatcgattgagtaaCAAAACCAATCGATTGTTTTGGTGAGACCTCAGGTTGTTTTCAAGCATTCAATTGATTGGAgagtataaacaatcgattgaattacaaaaatccactttttattcatcgttcaatcgattgggtcatataaccaatcgattgatttatgcAAAAACCATGCTGttgcaattttcaatcgattgttttgtgataaacTGTAATTAAATCGATTGagttataattcaatcgattgttttgaaattccaatcgattggttttcaaggaaacacgatTTTATTGTTGATCACGAACGTCACGGATATTACGATCAATGGAAATCAATTGGAATGGCCAAAAGCTTTATTACgattaatggaagatctaattcgttattgcttttgttttttattgttaataaacataaaataatatggggttaaaaaatagtttttataattaaaaaaaatatatggagttaatttgtaattaaaattagttaaagaACTATGTAGCAGTTattaaaaaaactttaaaaacatGTTTTATTATGGGACCACTAAGTGGTCCAAACGTTCTTGGACCACCGAATCCTAAGCCATGTAACCATAATAATTTGACCCTCTGcttctcattctcttttcattattttccttttttttgtttaccttctaaaaacaataataaaaaaaaagtccaCACTTTTCATCAATGTTGCTTTCAAGCTAGGGGACCCCAACTCAAGTCATCACCACAAAATATAAAAAGCTTtcttaaaaatatataagaaaaattttaactaaaatttcagtcctcacaaaattaaaaattataatttagttcCTCCGGGACCAATTTCATttacttttttaaaaatatttgaaccaAAAcgacattaaaaaaaattaaaattctatagGGACTAAAATCATAATAAATCACTCATTTTACACCAAAAAACGGTTTTCTTAGGGccttaaattattaataaaatgattcactttataataataaaatttatatataattataatttaaccCCAACATTCAGGTGTTAATCTATGGTCCCTTTTGGGGTCTTGGCAATAGTTATAAACCATATGGTGTCTTTGGACCCACCTCATGGCCCAATATTGTTGCCTGGTCAAGCCACCGGACCTATATGGTGAGGCTGAGACTGGGTGGCACCACCGTGATGCATAGGCGGAGCAACCACTAGCCTTGAAATTTGTGTACCTTGCAACAAAAGGTTGGTACCTATAATCAGCTTTGTACTTGCCATCTTCAGTTGCCCATGATGATGCATCCCATATTGAACCATAAACCCACATTGGTCTTAGTGGAAATGTGTAAGCACTCTTTCTAGGGTACCTTCTTATTGGCACATCATCCACCAGGAATCTGatacattattattgtttaattaatataataataataatgatgttagtttaaaaaaaatgtgtaattactctattagtctttataattttatcgaattttcaattagactcctatacttttttttaagtGAATCCCTATACTATATCAGATTGTGTAACTAAATCTCTGTCGTGACAAAAACGTTGGAATTAACagaatattatatttaattatacaGAATATTTAGTCAAGTGTTAGCATATTCGTTTTGTTTAACGAAATATTCCATTAATTCTAACGTTTTTGTCACGGCagagacttaattacaaaatttaataCAGTATAAGGACTTaatcgaaaagaaaaaaaatataaaatcctaattgaaagttcaataaaattatagagaccgacagaataattaaactttaaaaaataatGTATATATAAACTTGTTAAATGGGAATTACTTATAATAAGGATTAATTAGTAGCACATGGCTAGCTACTaaagttaattttataataacTTTAATGAATGGTTTTAAAATAAACAAGTAGATTAATAAATTAATGAGAAAAAATCAGCATACAATTagcaaaatttattttaattttagtcgaTAAATTACTACATATACAGAAAGAAAGGAGATTTAAATTTATCACACTTATTTAAATCCAAGATAGTTCGTCAAATTGTTTTAACATGATTAAATATGTCAAATGCCTCTTTAGCTTTTTTTCCCTAAATTTCAGAGCAAATGAAATTATTTCTCTTTCATCTTttaaaatatcattaaaattGTGTCTACACTGTGGTGCTTAATATTGTTGCTAATAAGGACCAATGATGTGAATgacacatacatatatataggatccgaaaatatatttttttttataaaatatactttttttattatataatattttttcacatattttttaaattccATTTAAAAATGTAtgataaaaattacactttataaaagaaaaaaaaaattgtgaacaACCATTCCACGTGGAATCCAACCTTAATTATTATAGATACACTATATTATTGATTGGTTTATTCTTTCTATGCTTTCTCTTACATATGCTTCAGCCTTCAGCAGAAAATGAAATGTGGCTATCATGTTTCTACTATATTCTCTATTGAAATAGGTCTCAAAAGTCAAAACAGTAATCTTGTTTTGACACTTGAAATGCTATACCTCTCATTACCACTGTGATTCTATTATTAACTAATAATGCATTATTTTTTTGGTTAATGAGCAATGGTTTTTAAAATACATTTTAATTGAGAGAAAATGATGTGACATTCTTATTCAaacttaaataaataataagtTGCAATTATTGAGTTGAAATATAACATACATTATTATTTCCATCTCACAGATTATTGTGactatatttttcttattattttttttgttgtctCGGTATCGTCTAATTCAACAGAAGAATAATTAATTCATcgtgaatttaaattttatttaaggaTTTGTTGTTGACTAATAAGTTATTGCATGCAAAAAGCAGAATTCAAATATTCGACACTTATTTAAAATGATGAGTGAGTTGAATACTCGACCaatctaaattaattaaaatttatttatttttagtagtctagagtttgagctctatgacaAGGGAAACAAATATACTAGAGATATAGttactattttaaattaaatgaaattagcgaaattcttaaaaatataatttaaacaacaataataaaggCAATATATTTTAGTATGAAATATTTGAAGGGTAGGACAAAACAAAAGAACTTTAATTTTGCTTAGAAAAATCTAttgtttttatataattttaaaaaagaaaaagagtcacaAGAGGAACAGTGACTTACATGATTTCTTTAGGAGACCAAAGAATAGCATAGTGATGAAAATCTTTGGTAGGATCAAACCACAAATGGAACTTCATCTCTCTTCCTATAATCGTTCCATCCCCACTTCCTCTTATGTAAACATTTGTTTGTAAAGTATAAGGTTTTCCAAATGTGGTCCCAAGAAACTCTATGTCCACTTCATCATGGAACCCAGGGTGTGCTTCATTGTTAGAAAGCtgcaatataattaattatttaattaattaagctaGCTAAACATGATTAATAATGTACAAAGCTAATTCAAattgttcattttgtaactcaaattaattaatttgatcatATGATGAAAATATTATACATAGAAAGCTGTTATAACTCCTGCAGTGTAGCCAGGGTGGAGCTTAATTGAAGCACCAAAGTAACCTGATCTAAATGGACGAACTGATTTGAATCCACTCCCTGTTAACCATAAAAAAGAGATACATTTCAATGATACATAGTAAATAGATTATTGACACATTTAATTAACcaagaaaataattttctttgttgagaaTACTTGTACATTTACAATTTAAATAGCAGGTGTAATTATTCTGTTAGTCTTTATCATTTTTCTAAATTTGTAATTTagaattttatactttttttttaattaggtacattatttttaattttataattaggtccTTGCTAGTGTANNNNNNNNNNNNNNNNNNNNNNNNNNNNNNNNNNNNNNNNNNNNNNNNNNNNNNNNNNNNNNNNNNNNNNNNNNNNNNNNNNNNNNNNNNNNNNNNNNNNNNNNNNNNNNNNNNNNNNNNNNNNNNNNNNNNNNNNNNNNNNNNNNNNNNNNNNNNNNNNNNNNNNNNNNNNNNNNNNNNNNNNNNNNNNNNNNNNNNNNNNNNNNNNNNNNNNNNNNNNNNNNNNNNNNNNNNNNNNNNNNNNNNNNNNNNNNNNNNNNNNNNNNNNNNNNNNNNNNNNNNNNNNNNNNNNNNNNNNNNNNNNNNNNNNNNNNNNNNNNNNNNNNNNNNNNNNNNNNNNNNNNNNNNNNNNNNNNNNNNNNNNNNNNNNNNNNNNNNNNNNNNNNNNNNNNNNNNNNNNNNNNNNNNNNNNNNNNNNNNNNNNNNNNNNNNNNNNNNNNNNNNNNNNNNNNNNNNNNNNNNNNNNNNNNNNNNNNNNNNNNNNNNNNNNNNNNNNNNNNNNNNNNNNNNNNNNNNNNNNNNNNNNNNNNNNNNNNNNNNNNNNNNNNNNNNNNNNNNNNNNNNNNNNNNNNNNNNNNNNNNNNNNNNNNNNNNNNNNNNNNNNNNNNNNNNNNNNNNNNNNNNNNNNNNNNNNNNNNNNNNNNNNNNNNNNNNNNNNNNNNNNNNNNNNNNNNNNNNNNNNNNNNNNNNNNNNNNNNNNNNNNNNNNNNNNNNNNNNNNNNNNNNNNNNNNNNNNNNNNNNNNNNNNNNNNNNNNNNNNNNNNNNNNNNNNNNNNNNNNNNNNNNNNNNNNNNNNNNNNNNNNNNNNNNNNNNNNNNNNNNNNNNNNNNNNNNNNNNNNNNNNNNNNNNNNNNNNNNNNNNNNNNNNNNNNNNNNNNNNNNNNNNNNNNNNNNNNNNNNNNNNNNNNNNNNNNNNNNNNNNNNNNNNNNNNNNNNNNNNNNNNNNNNNNNNNNNNNNNNNNNNNNNNNNNNNNNNNNNNNNNNNNNNNNNNNNNNNNNNNNNNNNNNNNNNNNNNNNNNNNNNNNNNNNNNNNNNNNNNNNNNNNNNNNNNNNNNNNNNNNNNNNNNNNNNNNNNNNNNNNNNNNNNNNNNNNNNNNNNNNNNNNNNNNNNNNNNNNNNNNNNNNNNNNNNNNNNNNNNNNNNNNNNNNNNNNNNNNNNNNNNNNNNNNNNNNNNNNNNNNNNNNNNNNNNNNNNNNNNNNNNNNNNNNNNNNNNNNNNNNNNNNNNNNNNNNNNNNNNNNNNNNNNNNNNNNNNNNNNNNNNNNNNNNNNNNNNNNNNNNNNNNNNNNNNNNNNNNNNNNNNNNNNNNNNNNNNNNNNNNNNNNNNNNNNNNNNNNNNNNNNNNNNNNNNNNNNAATAATTTTATAGgcattttgaaaagaaaaattaaataagtaTGTGATAATGTGTTGAGTAATGCTATATAGTAGATAGATAATGCATTtagcaaattaaaattaaaatgagggACAAATTAAACTAACCTGAGGTTCTATCAAGCCAAATTGTTAATGCATTATTGTTGTCAAGTGCTTGGTGTTGAGGACCCCAAAGGTTTCTAAATCCTTTGTAAAAGTTCATAGACCTGAATTTGTGACTTGGCCAGTATCCTGGTGAAGGAGGCCAATATCCACTGCTTGAATAACAAGGTTCCATAAACAGTGATGAAGAAATAGCAAAGAGAAATAATAGTAGAGCCTTCATCAtcatatgaatgaatgaatttgaTGAAAGAAAAGAATGATGTATGCTGTTGATTCTGGTAAGTGTCTATAAATGCAGGTTTGTGTGAGTGTGAGAGTGAAAGAGAAAGACAGAGACTTATCAAGATCATGAACAAAAGAGTATGGTAGTAgtacattatttttatataataataaaatgaatatGAGAATAATTAATGGGCCCCCttctaaagagaaaaaaaaattgtggTGAATTTGAGGAGGGATTAAAATACTAGCTAATTAATCATATTAATCATTAATTGATGAATGGTGCATAGTCCAAATATTgtagaattttttattaatatcaaaaaaataaatactaaacaattaatattttttatcattattaataaatattttaagctaataatttatttttaatatttaaaatttagagtttaaaatttaaaatttagtatcgacaaaaaaaatataaaatttatggtGAAAACTCATGTgcagtcgatttcacgtgaagttgatagttgagagttgttaggtaaaaatttagtcaaatcagtcaaatcatctaacggctctcgaatatcaacttcacatgaagtcgactgGACCTGAGTTTCTACCAAAATTTATTGAGATTAAAATTTGGTTTAACTTGGTTTGAAAATTTGGAGAAGATGATATCACACAGAAGGAGGTAGATGAGGGTGTCTTAAATGCTCCCCAAAAAGTAAAAAACTGTGTCTGTGAAATATGAATTGTGTCTCTGATCTTTGCAAATAGTTGCTGGAATAACCCCCCATTTTTTTTACAATATATAAAAGTCTTTTCACCATCTATCTACCTCTTCATTTTGTCTGTTTTCTAGTCACTGTGAAAAGAAACGTGGGGATCAGATTTTGATGTAGTAAGTAGTAACGGAATAATTCTGCATAGTGGTACCCTTTTACTAATTTAATTTTGTAGATTCTGATTATATTATAGTGATAATCGAGATTGGATTTTGGATGTTATAGTCATTTTTTAACCCCTTTTCgaggctaattttttttggtatggaaaaaatattggtgtttttgttgaaaatggGAGTATTTGGTGTAATTACAGATGGGTGAATTTTTTAGGTGGGAAGCCAACACGTGGGGGGCGTGGTGGACACGTGGCAGCATTCTGGCCAACACGTGGGGGCGTGTTGGACACGTGGCAGCTTCTTAGCCAACACGTGGGGGGCGTGTTGAATGATTTCCATACTACTATAATAcacttcaaatatcaatattcaaccaaaacatcatctctctttccatattaaaaataatttctgcctTTTCGATCTAACTTGGTAAATAGAAtaataatttagtattttttttgttacacTAATTAGTCTGAAATAATGACGTTTTCGTTTTGAAGTCCAATGAAGGTTAAAATGATAATATTTTAGTTTTGGTGGACATGTAAAAtgatttttatatctttattttagtttttattgaaCGTGTATGAAGAAGGTAAAAGTTGAACTCGCAACTTTCTTTATATAATAACTTGTTATAAGTGAATAATTACtgaactaattagttaatttagtaatttaaaacattaattttttattttttattttattaatatgtataaaatttataaagtagaataaaatttagaattttaatgTGTGAGTAGAATTAGGATAGAGAAATTTTTAACTCACTAATAAAATAGAGTAAAGTTTTAATGTGAAAAATCCCGAATGAATGGAGTAAGTGGGCCAAGAACTAAAACTAATAATGGTCCCAATTTTTTATTTGAGGGTCTACCCCTATGATCCATTGCCGCGTTGAATAAATCCTTGTTTGCATGATTCATAATCTTAATAT carries:
- the LOC107642192 gene encoding probable xyloglucan endotransglucosylase/hydrolase protein 32 translates to MMMKALLLFLFAISSSLFMEPCYSSSGYWPPSPGYWPSHKFRSMNFYKGFRNLWGPQHQALDNNNALTIWLDRTSGSGFKSVRPFRSGYFGASIKLHPGYTAGVITAFYLSNNEAHPGFHDEVDIEFLGTTFGKPYTLQTNVYIRGSGDGTIIGREMKFHLWFDPTKDFHHYAILWSPKEIIFLVDDVPIRRYPRKSAYTFPLRPMWVYGSIWDASSWATEDGKYKADYRYQPFVARYTNFKASGCSAYASRWCHPVSASPYRSGGLTRQQYWAMRWVQRHHMVYNYCQDPKRDHRLTPECWG